In a genomic window of bacterium:
- a CDS encoding YihY/virulence factor BrkB family protein: MLRKRVARAWARDLAAAEAARAAFYLSLASFPAAMVLFSLAGLLGSERALEGFVRAIAGGLPEQAADVLVALIREVKAASTPGLLSLSAVLTLLWAASVVESLAAGVDRAYRVEKRRAWWRLKAVALLLLLVNSLLLVVGAAAVLAGPRLALALGLDSLARLLSWPTIWAVMTLELWILYYVLPAPAHARNGWRILGGAATGTALWVVGTMLFRLYLARFAELNLVYGVLGGVLVWMLWLYLSAAAVFLGAEVAAVLERRWASRRPSIPA; the protein is encoded by the coding sequence GTGCTCCGGAAGAGAGTCGCGAGGGCCTGGGCTCGGGACCTGGCGGCCGCTGAGGCCGCGCGAGCCGCTTTCTACCTTTCGCTCGCATCGTTCCCCGCGGCGATGGTGCTGTTTTCGCTGGCCGGGCTCCTGGGAAGCGAGCGCGCGCTCGAAGGCTTCGTCCGAGCGATTGCGGGCGGATTGCCCGAACAGGCGGCAGACGTGCTGGTGGCACTGATTCGCGAGGTGAAGGCCGCTTCGACTCCCGGACTCCTGTCGCTGTCGGCGGTGCTGACACTTCTGTGGGCTGCGAGCGTGGTCGAGTCGCTGGCCGCCGGGGTGGACCGAGCCTACAGGGTCGAGAAAAGGCGGGCCTGGTGGCGCCTGAAGGCGGTCGCACTGCTGCTTCTTCTAGTGAACTCGCTTCTCCTGGTGGTCGGAGCCGCGGCGGTGCTCGCGGGCCCTCGGCTGGCTCTGGCGCTCGGACTCGACTCTCTGGCCCGCCTCCTCAGCTGGCCGACGATCTGGGCCGTAATGACTCTCGAGCTGTGGATTCTCTACTATGTGCTCCCGGCTCCCGCTCACGCCAGAAACGGCTGGCGCATTCTCGGCGGTGCGGCTACCGGAACCGCGCTCTGGGTCGTCGGGACGATGCTTTTCAGGCTCTATCTGGCTCGCTTTGCCGAGCTCAACCTGGTTTACGGTGTTCTCGGCGGCGTCCTGGTGTGGATGCTGTGGCTCTATCTTTCCGCGGCGGCGGTCTTT
- a CDS encoding 2-oxoacid:ferredoxin oxidoreductase subunit beta, whose protein sequence is MSTELPVLTKKDFQSDQEVRWCPGCGDYAILKSVQTVLPELGLPKEKFVVVSGIGCSSRFPYYMDTFGFHTIHGRAPAIATGLKASRPDLEVWVATGDGDAMSIGGNHLIHVLRRNVGVKILMFNNRIYGLTKGQYSPTSEIGKRTKSTPFGSLDNPFNPLSLAIGAGATFVARSVDIFQKHLQETMLRAAAHKGTAFVEIYQNCNIFNDKAFTYMTDKGVRDDQALALEHGRPLVFGKERNRGIRLKGTQLEVIELGERHTEDDCLVWDETLDNSGMAFLLAQMTPPDFPTPIGILRSVEQPAYEDQIVAQIDHEIEAKGPGTLEDLIYSGETWEVGEDGQVT, encoded by the coding sequence ATGTCCACTGAGCTTCCCGTGCTGACCAAGAAGGACTTCCAGTCCGACCAGGAGGTTCGCTGGTGCCCCGGCTGCGGTGACTATGCGATTCTCAAGTCCGTGCAGACCGTGCTCCCGGAGCTCGGCTTGCCCAAGGAGAAATTCGTGGTGGTTTCCGGCATCGGATGCTCGAGCCGATTCCCGTACTACATGGACACTTTTGGTTTTCATACCATTCACGGACGCGCTCCGGCGATTGCCACGGGCTTGAAGGCGTCGCGACCGGATCTAGAGGTGTGGGTTGCGACAGGGGACGGCGACGCTATGTCGATCGGTGGCAATCACCTGATTCACGTTCTGCGTCGCAACGTCGGCGTCAAGATCCTGATGTTCAACAACCGGATCTACGGCCTCACAAAGGGGCAGTACTCGCCCACCAGCGAGATTGGGAAGAGAACCAAGTCGACGCCGTTCGGTTCGCTCGATAATCCCTTCAATCCGTTGTCCCTGGCCATCGGGGCCGGTGCCACTTTCGTTGCCCGCAGCGTGGATATCTTCCAGAAGCACCTGCAGGAAACGATGCTGCGAGCGGCGGCGCACAAAGGGACGGCGTTTGTAGAGATCTATCAAAACTGCAACATCTTCAATGACAAGGCTTTCACCTACATGACCGACAAGGGCGTGCGTGATGATCAGGCGCTGGCTCTCGAGCACGGCAGGCCGCTCGTTTTCGGCAAGGAGCGGAACCGAGGCATTCGCTTGAAGGGCACTCAGCTCGAGGTCATCGAACTGGGCGAGCGTCACACCGAGGACGACTGTCTGGTCTGGGACGAGACACTCGACAATTCGGGGATGGCCTTTCTGTTGGCCCAGATGACACCTCCCGATTTCCCAACCCCGATCGGGATTCTGCGCTCGGTCGAACAACCGGCCTATGAGGATCAGATCGTTGCCCAGATCGATCACGAGATCGAAGCCAAGGGCCCGGGCACGCTCGAAGACCTGATCTACTCCGGCGAGACCTGGGAGGTCGGTGAGGACGGCCAGGTCACCTAG
- a CDS encoding 2-oxoacid:acceptor oxidoreductase subunit alpha, translating to MTDVTADPKAEDTAPNAGKREVTAERLDDVVVRFAGDSGDGMQLTGTQFTSTSAQVGNDLATLPDFPAEIRAPAGTLPGVSAFQVRIADYDIHTPGDAPDVLVAMNPAALKKSLVDLKKNGILIINTDEFKAGNLKKAGYETNPIEDDSLEGYRVFTAGITKMTLAALSDVDLDARSKNRCKNFFALGMVYWLFSRPLDNSMDWARKKFAKKPEIAEANIMALKAGYNFCDITQAFQTRYEIEPAKLPAGTYRNIMGNSAVSLGLVAASRRSGLPLFLGSYPITPASDILHELSRFKNFGVTTFQAEDEIAAVCSTIGAAFGGALAVTTTSGPGLALKSEAINLGVMIELPMIICNIQRGGPSTGLPTKTEQSDLLQAMFGRNGESPVPVIAAASPGDAFDTTIEACRLAIKYMVPVLLLSDGYIANGSEPWRLPKIEDLPDLRTEFHTDPENFLPYARDEETLARPWAIPGTAGLEHRIGGLEKEHLTGNVSYDAANHQLMTDLRAEKVERIANDIPDVEVLGDKDADVLVLGWGSTLGAITGALVEARKQGHKAARAHLRYINPFPKNLGEVLDRYRHVLIPEMNGGQLALLIRTRYLKDVVSYSKVQGKPFFRHEISNKIAEILGGKKDVH from the coding sequence ATGACTGATGTGACAGCCGATCCGAAGGCCGAAGACACCGCCCCAAACGCGGGGAAGCGAGAAGTCACGGCCGAGAGACTCGATGACGTCGTCGTTCGCTTCGCCGGCGACTCGGGGGATGGCATGCAGTTGACCGGGACTCAGTTCACCAGCACTTCGGCGCAGGTGGGCAACGATCTAGCGACGCTGCCGGATTTTCCGGCAGAGATCCGGGCTCCCGCGGGAACGCTTCCGGGAGTGTCCGCCTTTCAGGTTCGAATCGCCGATTACGATATCCATACGCCGGGCGACGCGCCGGACGTGTTGGTGGCCATGAATCCGGCGGCTCTCAAGAAGTCGCTCGTGGACCTCAAGAAGAACGGCATTCTGATCATCAATACCGACGAGTTCAAGGCCGGCAATCTCAAGAAGGCCGGCTACGAGACCAATCCGATCGAGGATGATTCCCTGGAGGGCTACCGGGTCTTTACCGCAGGGATCACGAAGATGACGCTGGCCGCGCTGAGCGACGTGGATCTCGACGCGCGGTCCAAGAACCGATGCAAGAATTTCTTTGCCCTGGGGATGGTCTATTGGCTTTTCAGCCGGCCGCTGGACAACTCGATGGACTGGGCCCGAAAGAAGTTCGCCAAGAAGCCCGAGATCGCCGAAGCCAACATCATGGCTCTCAAGGCCGGTTACAACTTCTGCGACATCACTCAGGCTTTTCAGACCCGCTACGAGATCGAGCCTGCGAAGCTGCCGGCGGGTACCTATCGCAACATCATGGGTAACAGCGCGGTTTCGCTCGGATTGGTGGCCGCCAGTCGCCGCAGTGGCTTGCCCCTGTTTCTGGGCTCATATCCGATTACTCCGGCAAGCGACATCCTGCACGAGCTCTCGCGATTCAAGAACTTCGGGGTGACGACCTTCCAGGCCGAGGACGAGATCGCTGCGGTTTGCTCCACGATCGGAGCGGCATTCGGCGGGGCGCTCGCCGTGACGACGACCAGCGGCCCCGGGCTGGCCTTGAAGTCGGAAGCGATCAACCTCGGAGTCATGATCGAGCTGCCCATGATCATCTGCAACATCCAGCGGGGCGGCCCATCGACGGGCCTACCGACCAAGACCGAGCAGTCGGATCTGCTCCAGGCGATGTTCGGGAGAAACGGGGAATCGCCGGTGCCGGTGATTGCGGCGGCCTCGCCGGGAGATGCCTTCGACACGACAATTGAGGCCTGCCGTCTGGCGATCAAGTACATGGTCCCGGTGCTGCTGCTATCCGACGGGTATATCGCCAATGGGTCCGAACCATGGCGGCTACCCAAGATAGAAGACCTGCCCGATCTGCGTACGGAGTTCCATACCGATCCCGAGAACTTCCTGCCCTATGCGCGGGACGAAGAGACGCTGGCGCGCCCCTGGGCCATCCCGGGTACCGCGGGGCTGGAGCACCGAATCGGGGGGCTCGAGAAAGAGCACCTCACCGGGAACGTCTCTTACGATGCGGCGAACCATCAGCTGATGACGGATCTGCGCGCCGAAAAGGTCGAGCGGATCGCCAATGACATCCCCGATGTCGAGGTGCTCGGGGATAAAGACGCCGATGTTCTGGTCCTGGGTTGGGGCAGCACCTTGGGCGCCATCACCGGCGCGCTGGTGGAAGCCCGCAAGCAGGGGCACAAGGCGGCGCGTGCACACCTGCGCTACATCAATCCCTTCCCCAAGAACCTGGGAGAGGTTCTGGACCGCTACCGTCACGTCTTGATTCCGGAAATGAACGGGGGGCAGCTGGCGCTGCTGATCCGGACCCGCTACCTCAAGGACGTGGTCTCGTACTCCAAGGTCCAGGGCAAGCCTTTTTTCAGGCATGAGATTTCCAACAAGATCGCCGAGATCCTCGGAGGTAAAAAAGATGTCCACTGA
- a CDS encoding NADH-quinone oxidoreductase subunit I, which produces MAERLYLPLLSGLGVTLKHFLRNIFRRGKSYTIQYPEERRNYSHRFRGHHILTARPDGSLRCVACFLCATACPAECIKIEAGEHPDVNIEKYPVVYDIDMLRCVFCGYCVDACPEEAIIMSNNYDMAYFSRDQSIATKEELSKPYTYDASQLGYRPHYPEEDAQRAAIREGVVDLIAEARRWQDGTVEAKAS; this is translated from the coding sequence CTGGCGGAGCGGCTCTACCTGCCGTTGTTGTCAGGCCTGGGCGTCACGCTCAAGCACTTTCTGCGCAACATCTTCCGGCGCGGCAAGAGCTATACGATTCAGTATCCTGAAGAGAGGCGCAACTACTCCCACCGATTCCGGGGCCACCACATCCTTACAGCGCGACCGGATGGCTCTCTTCGTTGCGTGGCTTGCTTCCTTTGCGCGACGGCGTGCCCGGCGGAGTGCATCAAGATCGAGGCCGGCGAGCATCCCGACGTCAACATCGAGAAGTATCCGGTGGTCTACGACATCGACATGCTGCGCTGCGTCTTTTGCGGCTACTGCGTGGACGCCTGCCCCGAGGAGGCGATCATCATGAGCAACAACTACGACATGGCCTATTTCAGTCGGGATCAGTCGATCGCGACCAAGGAAGAACTATCCAAACCCTATACCTACGACGCCTCGCAGCTGGGCTACCGGCCGCACTATCCCGAGGAGGACGCGCAACGCGCCGCGATTCGGGAGGGCGTCGTCGACCTCATCGCGGAAGCGCGGCGCTGGCAAGATGGCACCGTCGAGGCGAAGGCCTCCTAA
- a CDS encoding NADH-quinone oxidoreductase subunit D, which yields MPLIETAPVPLLEKYPADSAVPVEGLDQPTWLVRRDSLKELASDLKADPEAGYDLLLDICGVDYPGRSERFEAVYHLYSIGRKERLRLKVAVPEEDPVLPSLVEVWEGADWFEREAFDMFGLRFEGHPNLRRILTHEAFEGHPLRKDYDAARRWILTEDKVYRPAPRPDDDDSDDDMFERMTINIGPSHPAMHGTFRVVAHLDGEAISASEVEIGYLHRCFEKMAETHTWQQVIPYTDRLNYCSSFINNVGYCRTVEKLLGIEAPPKAVWARTILSEFSRIMDHCVCNGSSLVDAGALTNFWYFFQPREEIYGLLEACSGARLTVSYCRIGGLAADLPPDFEARCRRLLEIIPGFIDDIEKLVNKNRIWLDRTVGVSAISGEDAVNWGWTGPCLRASGVANDVRRDHPYDLYDTVDWNVPVLEGGDVFDRYRLRMMEIRESLKIIRQLLDRGIPEGPHIVDDPHVALPPKEVAYNQMEAMIYHFKLIMDGIQVPPGEIYSAIEGANGELGFYAISDGSGKPYRLKVRPPCFPVMSTFSHLIRGGSVSDAIVTLGGLNIIAGELER from the coding sequence GTGCCGCTGATCGAGACGGCTCCAGTGCCGCTGCTTGAGAAGTACCCCGCCGACAGCGCAGTTCCGGTAGAGGGCCTCGATCAGCCGACCTGGCTGGTTCGCCGCGATTCGCTCAAGGAACTGGCCAGCGACCTCAAGGCAGATCCGGAAGCGGGCTACGACCTGCTACTCGATATTTGCGGAGTCGACTACCCAGGCCGAAGCGAACGGTTCGAGGCCGTCTATCACCTGTACTCGATTGGGCGCAAAGAACGTTTGCGGCTCAAGGTCGCGGTGCCGGAAGAAGACCCCGTCCTGCCGTCGCTCGTCGAGGTCTGGGAAGGAGCCGACTGGTTCGAGCGCGAGGCCTTCGACATGTTCGGCTTGCGATTCGAAGGCCATCCGAACTTGCGTCGGATCCTCACACACGAGGCCTTCGAAGGGCATCCCTTGCGCAAGGACTACGATGCCGCGCGGCGCTGGATCCTCACCGAGGACAAGGTCTACCGCCCGGCACCGAGGCCGGATGATGACGACTCGGACGACGACATGTTCGAGCGCATGACGATCAATATCGGCCCCTCGCACCCAGCGATGCACGGCACGTTTCGAGTCGTCGCTCATCTCGACGGCGAAGCGATCTCGGCGAGCGAAGTCGAGATCGGCTATCTGCATCGCTGCTTCGAGAAGATGGCAGAAACGCATACCTGGCAGCAGGTAATCCCCTATACGGATCGGTTGAACTACTGCTCGTCCTTCATCAACAACGTCGGCTACTGCCGCACGGTCGAGAAACTGCTGGGCATCGAGGCACCGCCCAAGGCGGTGTGGGCCCGAACGATCCTCTCCGAGTTCTCGCGCATCATGGATCACTGCGTCTGCAACGGCTCGTCGCTGGTCGATGCCGGTGCGTTGACGAACTTTTGGTACTTCTTCCAGCCACGCGAAGAGATCTACGGCCTTCTCGAGGCTTGCTCGGGAGCCCGACTGACCGTTTCGTACTGCCGCATAGGCGGGCTCGCAGCGGATCTTCCCCCCGACTTCGAGGCTCGCTGTCGGAGGCTACTGGAGATCATTCCCGGTTTTATCGATGACATCGAGAAACTCGTCAACAAGAACCGGATCTGGCTGGATCGCACGGTCGGCGTGAGCGCGATCTCGGGAGAGGACGCGGTCAATTGGGGTTGGACGGGTCCCTGTCTGAGAGCCTCCGGAGTCGCCAACGATGTGCGGCGCGATCATCCCTACGATCTCTATGACACGGTGGACTGGAACGTACCGGTGCTCGAGGGCGGCGACGTGTTCGACCGCTATCGACTCCGGATGATGGAGATTCGGGAGTCGCTGAAGATCATTCGGCAGCTGCTCGATCGCGGTATCCCGGAGGGACCGCACATCGTCGACGATCCCCACGTGGCGCTGCCGCCCAAGGAGGTGGCCTACAACCAGATGGAAGCCATGATCTACCACTTCAAGTTGATCATGGATGGCATTCAAGTGCCTCCGGGCGAGATCTACTCGGCGATCGAGGGCGCCAACGGTGAGTTGGGCTTTTATGCCATAAGTGACGGTTCCGGCAAACCCTACCGACTCAAGGTCCGGCCTCCCTGTTTTCCGGTCATGTCGACTTTCTCTCACTTGATTCGTGGTGGTAGTGTCTCGGACGCGATCGTTACGCTGGGTGGATTGAACATCATTGCCGGAGAGTTGGAGCGGTGA
- a CDS encoding NADH-quinone oxidoreductase subunit B gives MVGESWVTTTFERLEEWGRSNSFWPLPFGTACCAIEFMSVVSSHYDMSRFGYEVVRFSPRQSDLMIVAGTITDKMAPVLKKIYDQMPDPKWVVSMGACACSGGFYRAYHVMQGIDEIIPVDVYVPGCPPTPEGLMHGILQLKEKIERDRKRLKKEKAARAADRDGSSAAA, from the coding sequence ATGGTTGGCGAATCCTGGGTTACGACGACATTCGAAAGGCTCGAAGAGTGGGGACGGAGCAACTCGTTCTGGCCGCTGCCTTTCGGCACCGCCTGTTGCGCCATCGAGTTCATGAGCGTGGTTTCGAGCCACTACGACATGTCCCGGTTCGGGTACGAAGTGGTGAGGTTCTCGCCCCGACAGAGTGACCTCATGATCGTGGCCGGAACCATAACCGACAAAATGGCGCCGGTGCTGAAGAAGATCTACGACCAGATGCCGGATCCCAAGTGGGTGGTTTCGATGGGCGCCTGCGCCTGTTCGGGAGGTTTCTATCGGGCCTACCATGTCATGCAGGGGATTGACGAGATCATCCCGGTGGACGTCTATGTTCCCGGTTGCCCGCCCACTCCCGAGGGCCTGATGCATGGCATTCTCCAGTTGAAAGAAAAGATCGAGCGCGATCGCAAGCGTCTCAAGAAAGAGAAGGCAGCCCGTGCCGCTGATCGAGACGGCTCCAGTGCCGCTGCTTGA